The stretch of DNA GACGCTGGCGTACAATGGGCCAGGTGACGGTCGTCTCACACAACGGCGGGCACAATTGTACCTGTCCCGCGAGAAGAGCCGGGTTGTTGGAGACGCGAGCGTAAGAAGTGCGGCACGCCCCATATTTGTGGAACCTGGCGTTTTCATTTCGCCGGTCTGCTGTGATCCAGGCATAACAAAACCAGTGCGGAGACATCCGCTTCGCCCACACACATCACTGTGTCTGCGCCGCCCCAATAGATTTTCACGGTTCCATCGGATTCCCCGACTGCGCCGCAAGTGAACACGACGTTGTGGACATAGCCAGTGATTTCCCAGGGATCTTCCGGTTGCAGGATCCAAGAGTCCCCCACGCCGAGGATCTTCGCCGGGTTTTGCAGGTCATGAAGAGCGGCGCCCAAGCGGTAGACCGATCCGTCCATGGTCCGGAAAACGCCGTGATAGATGGAAAGCCATCCCTGGTCCGTTCTGATCGGCGGCGCACCCGGGCCGATCTTCATTTCGTCCCAGTGATATGGTTCGGGTCTCATGATGAGCTGGGATTCGCCCCAGAATCGCAGATCCGGAGAATAGGAAATCCAGATTGACCAGGGAGAGATTTCCGAATGGGGACGGTCCAGCCGGGCATAAAGGCCGTCGAACTTTTCGGGGAAGAGTACCACATTCCGATAGTCCGCCTCGGTGATGAGCGAGATCCTTTCTACCTGGCAGAAGTCTCTCGTCTTTGCCAGGGCGATCCGCACGCCGTTTCGCGAGTAAGCGCTGTAGGTGATGATGTACTCCCCCTCCAGTCGCGTAACCCGTGGATCTTCGACGCCGAACTCTTCATAGGCGGCAAACGGGCCCTCTCGCGCAGGAGTCAGAAAGGGCTCTGGATCGGCGCTGAACCGAAAACCGTCGAGGCTGCGAGCCAGACCAATGATCGACCGCCCCGTGCGCAGATGAGAGCGGAAGAGCATAATGTATTCGTCGCCGTGCTTCACTACTGCGGCGTTGTGAACCGTCTCCACCGGGTAGGGAATCGCATCCCGGGTGAGAATAGGGTTACCACGGTATCTCCTGACAATTTCCGGCTTCATGATCTTCGCTTCGCTTCCAACTCGAATATCGTCCGGTAGATCCGCTCGTAGGACTCCACCATCGCTTGGATGGAGAAGCGTTGCCGGACCCGCTCGCGGCAGGCATGGCGATCGATCTCCGCGACGCGCCGCAGGCACTCGACGGCTTCGCCGACGTTGCTGACCAGGAAGCCCGTTCGCCCATCTTCGATCACCTCACGGCAGGAGCCGAGGTCCATGGCGATCACGGGCACGCCGGCGGCGTTGGCTTCTGCCAGGACCAGTCCGAACCGCTCCGGGATGGTATTCAGGTGCAGTAGCGCGCGGGCGCGTGCAAACAGCGCGTTCTTGCCCGGTACGTCCACAGGCCCGATATAGCGGATCGTCTGATCGAGGTGCGGCTCCACCAGCTCGCGGAAATAGGTCCGATCCTGGATAATGCCCGCAATGAGCAGCGGCAACCCGCTCAGGCGGGCAACCTCGATCGCCAGATGAACCCCCTTGTCGGGGTGAATCCGGCCGAGGAAGACAAGTTGATCGCCGCCGCACTGTTGTAGCGGGTACAACGATAGGTCGATGCCGTTATAGACAGTGCCCAGGTAGTTCAGCCCCGGCGCGCGGTCGGAGTCGCTGATGGAGACGAAGTATCCGTTACGATACTTCTCATACACGGGCATGATTCGGGGTGACGAGAATCCGTGGACGGTGGTGAGGACCGGCGTCTTCACCAACCGCGTGTAGGACAGCGCCATGAAGTCATAGTGACTGTGGATGAGGTCAAACTCTCCAGCGTGCTCGAACACTTCGGAGATGTGCAGGTACTCGGCTACTTTGGGATCGACGGCGGGATCTTCTTCATACCCCCGGTCTACCACGGCATGCAGGCGGGCGCGGGTCATAGAATCCCCAGTGGCGAACAATGTCACGTCCCAGCCCCGCGAAACCAGGCCTTCGGCGACGTTGCCCGCGACCGTCTCCCAGGCGCCGTATTGCCGTGGAGGTGTTCGCCAGGCTACCGGCGACAGGACCGCCACCCTTCTGTTGGGTACGGTCATGCAGGTACAGGGTCCTCCTGCTCCATGGCCGCCAGCACCTCGGCAAGCGGGACGGTTGCGAAACCAGTGGCGTAATCAGCCAGCCCGTAGGGTATGATCAGTTCGCCCCGGTGGAGCAACGCGCCGCAGGTATAAACGACGTTGGGCACGTAGCCTTCACGCTCGCTCTGGCTCGGCTTCAGAAGCGGTTCGCGCAGGCGGCCGATCACCTTGGTAGGGTCATCGAGATCGAGCAGGAAGGCGCCGATGCAGTACTTCCTCATGGGGCCCACGCCGTGGCTCAGGACCAACCATCCGGCATCGGTCTCGATGGGTGATCCGCAGTTCCCGAGTTGGACCAACTCCCACGGGAATGTAGGTTTGAGGAGCACCTTGCGCTCGTTCCAGAAGTGGACGTTGTCGGAGAACATGAGGTAGATGTTCTCATTGTCCTGACGGGAGAGCATGGCATAGAGGCCGCCGATCTTCCGGGGGAAGATCGCCATCCCCTTGTTTTCGGCGGCTGGGCCATTCAGAGTCCTGAATCGAAAGAGGAGGAAGTCGGAAGTCTCCACCAGTTCCGGCACTACGATCTTGCCGTCGAACGCGGTGAACGTCGCGTAGTAGATATGTGTGCCGTCTTCGTTCTGGAAACAGGCGAAGCGCGCGTCTTCGATGCCGTTGCGCTGCGAGGGCGTGGCCGGGAAGATAATGCGCTCGGACATCTGCTGTTCGGGCTGGAACTGGACCTCGAAGTTGGACCGGGCCAGCACCCAAATCCCCTGGGCCTGGTTCTGATCTTCCTGCGTGTTTCCGTCCGGGAGGCGGAACTGCTCGGCTTGAAGACTGGCGCGAAGCTCATCCAGTGCGAACGACTCCCCGAGCCTGTTCATCACCCGGCGCGTAAACTCCCCTGTCAAGCCCAATTCAGAAAGTTTCCGCCCGAACAGCGCCTTCTCGTACACGGGGTTCGGGATCTGGCGCGGCTCCGTGAGAAAACCCGTGGGTGGCGTAACCTCAATCCGGTGATCGGCATAGACGATGCCGGTCCGAAACGTGATGGACGAAATGTGTCCTTCACCGGTAGCACGCAAGCTGAGAATGAACCGTAGAGCGCCAGCCGGAAGATCCGTTTGGTCGGGATGCGGGACGATGGATGGGTTGAACAGGGCTGCCGATTCCAGCGAGTACTCGGCCAGGAAATAGGAGCCGATCAACAGCCGCCGCGATTCGGAGACTT from Clostridia bacterium encodes:
- a CDS encoding glycoside hydrolase family 130 protein, whose protein sequence is LDDVSAEFSQRHQQIRNLFLERFEQVRGLLPSDGEVSESRRLLIGSYFLAEYSLESAALFNPSIVPHPDQTDLPAGALRFILSLRATGEGHISSITFRTGIVYADHRIEVTPPTGFLTEPRQIPNPVYEKALFGRKLSELGLTGEFTRRVMNRLGESFALDELRASLQAEQFRLPDGNTQEDQNQAQGIWVLARSNFEVQFQPEQQMSERIIFPATPSQRNGIEDARFACFQNEDGTHIYYATFTAFDGKIVVPELVETSDFLLFRFRTLNGPAAENKGMAIFPRKIGGLYAMLSRQDNENIYLMFSDNVHFWNERKVLLKPTFPWELVQLGNCGSPIETDAGWLVLSHGVGPMRKYCIGAFLLDLDDPTKVIGRLREPLLKPSQSEREGYVPNVVYTCGALLHRGELIIPYGLADYATGFATVPLAEVLAAMEQEDPVPA
- a CDS encoding glycoside hydrolase family 130 protein, translated to MKPEIVRRYRGNPILTRDAIPYPVETVHNAAVVKHGDEYIMLFRSHLRTGRSIIGLARSLDGFRFSADPEPFLTPAREGPFAAYEEFGVEDPRVTRLEGEYIITYSAYSRNGVRIALAKTRDFCQVERISLITEADYRNVVLFPEKFDGLYARLDRPHSEISPWSIWISYSPDLRFWGESQLIMRPEPYHWDEMKIGPGAPPIRTDQGWLSIYHGVFRTMDGSVYRLGAALHDLQNPAKILGVGDSWILQPEDPWEITGYVHNVVFTCGAVGESDGTVKIYWGGADTVMCVGEADVSALVLLCLDHSRPAK
- a CDS encoding glycosyltransferase family 4 protein, whose protein sequence is MTVPNRRVAVLSPVAWRTPPRQYGAWETVAGNVAEGLVSRGWDVTLFATGDSMTRARLHAVVDRGYEEDPAVDPKVAEYLHISEVFEHAGEFDLIHSHYDFMALSYTRLVKTPVLTTVHGFSSPRIMPVYEKYRNGYFVSISDSDRAPGLNYLGTVYNGIDLSLYPLQQCGGDQLVFLGRIHPDKGVHLAIEVARLSGLPLLIAGIIQDRTYFRELVEPHLDQTIRYIGPVDVPGKNALFARARALLHLNTIPERFGLVLAEANAAGVPVIAMDLGSCREVIEDGRTGFLVSNVGEAVECLRRVAEIDRHACRERVRQRFSIQAMVESYERIYRTIFELEAKRRS